In the Paenibacillus sp. FSL H7-0357 genome, one interval contains:
- a CDS encoding heparinase II/III family protein, whose product MYMAMRAGVGIGGHAHSDALSLILYAGGRELLADSGMGLFEWNKERKYAVSTRAHNTVVVDGQDQHVRGLHWNTPQTVACKIWDARHGKDYDYCFASHYGYTRYDDPVIHSRKVVFVKNRYWLIVDLFEAQEQHTYEQYFHLPIGDAVVQWDRGQVHTNHNDSNVLLLFPEQEQAEDQLTLESGLDFRQGQYYVNPVAKRSMSTAGRAVYETLVVPYGTVQPQIRISRMPVTLEGRELPALEATALRISGDNWSDEICLYHNSVDVNSYLDHTGNIVSQELLPGKSVLAGLEFAGGRHSDDVVVNHSVRQN is encoded by the coding sequence ATGTATATGGCGATGCGGGCAGGGGTGGGCATTGGGGGACATGCCCATTCCGATGCGCTTAGCCTGATTCTTTATGCCGGAGGACGGGAACTGCTGGCCGATTCCGGCATGGGACTGTTCGAATGGAATAAGGAACGCAAATATGCTGTATCGACAAGAGCGCATAACACGGTCGTCGTTGACGGGCAGGATCAGCATGTGCGCGGCCTGCATTGGAATACACCGCAAACCGTAGCCTGTAAAATATGGGATGCGCGTCATGGCAAGGATTATGATTATTGCTTCGCGAGTCATTATGGCTATACCCGCTATGACGATCCCGTTATCCATTCCCGTAAGGTAGTTTTTGTGAAGAACCGTTACTGGCTGATAGTGGATCTGTTTGAGGCGCAAGAGCAGCATACCTACGAGCAATATTTCCACCTGCCAATAGGCGATGCGGTAGTCCAGTGGGACCGTGGGCAGGTGCATACGAACCATAATGACAGCAATGTGCTGCTTCTATTCCCGGAACAGGAGCAGGCTGAGGATCAGCTTACACTGGAGAGCGGTCTTGATTTCAGGCAGGGTCAATATTACGTGAATCCGGTAGCGAAGCGGTCCATGTCCACTGCGGGAAGAGCGGTTTATGAAACGCTCGTTGTTCCCTATGGGACGGTCCAGCCGCAGATCCGGATCAGTAGAATGCCGGTCACGCTGGAGGGCCGGGAGTTGCCTGCGCTGGAAGCTACGGCGCTGCGGATATCCGGGGATAATTGGAGTGATGAGATTTGCCTGTATCACAACTCTGTAGACGTGAACTCCTATCTGGACCACACCGGGAATATTGTTTCCCAGGAGCTTCTGCCAGGCAAATCCGTGCTGGCCGGACTTGAATTCGCCGGGGGCAGACATTCGGATGATGTGGTCGTGAATCATAGCGTCCGGCAGAACTAA
- a CDS encoding CPBP family intramembrane glutamic endopeptidase, which yields MVKNTAKGHPILFSLMLGVLLIVLISVASAAGTIMELDDTGLKIAQAVAFLVMAVIVMLYMTKGEHTLAQFGFRSTGVSKAKEALYYVPLLIIALVQPIMSGINFELSAVDILVIVIFTMLVGFTEESVFRGIIRDKLKFKGPVFYIVFSSVFFGVLHMANALNGSNIIHILLQVINALLLGFIFALLIETTNHIIPLIVFHFAYDALAMISNENLDQEVLLVSFLNILYLIYGIYLAYNLVRRNKVNHPVGKTVGNHR from the coding sequence ATGGTAAAAAACACTGCAAAAGGGCATCCGATTTTATTTTCACTCATGCTGGGGGTTCTGCTGATAGTATTGATCTCAGTCGCATCCGCAGCCGGAACCATCATGGAACTGGACGATACGGGGCTGAAGATTGCCCAAGCTGTAGCATTTTTGGTCATGGCTGTTATTGTAATGCTGTATATGACAAAAGGAGAGCACACATTAGCCCAATTCGGCTTCAGAAGCACTGGCGTGTCCAAGGCAAAAGAAGCTCTCTATTATGTACCGCTGCTTATTATCGCACTTGTACAACCTATTATGAGCGGCATCAACTTTGAGCTTTCTGCGGTCGACATTCTGGTTATTGTAATTTTCACCATGCTGGTGGGCTTTACGGAAGAATCCGTTTTCCGGGGAATCATCAGGGATAAACTGAAATTCAAGGGGCCGGTGTTTTACATCGTGTTCTCCTCCGTCTTTTTTGGTGTCCTACATATGGCTAATGCACTAAACGGAAGTAATATAATACATATCCTTTTGCAGGTCATTAATGCGCTGCTGCTCGGTTTCATATTTGCACTGCTTATTGAAACTACAAATCACATTATTCCATTGATCGTGTTTCATTTTGCCTATGATGCGCTTGCGATGATCAGCAATGAGAATCTGGACCAGGAAGTTCTGCTGGTTTCCTTCTTGAATATCTTGTATCTGATCTATGGAATCTATCTGGCTTACAACCTGGTGCGCAGAAACAAGGTCAACCATCCAGTCGGCAAAACGGTCGGGAACCACAGGTAG
- a CDS encoding helix-turn-helix domain-containing protein has protein sequence MNYSVPYFSSMFKKTVGESFIQYLTRLRIERAKLLLLTSDQKTFEIAEAIGFENYRSFNRIFKKETGFSPSDFRRIGASAEASV, from the coding sequence ATCAATTACAGCGTCCCTTATTTCAGCAGTATGTTCAAGAAAACCGTAGGCGAGAGTTTTATCCAGTATTTGACCCGATTGCGGATAGAAAGGGCCAAGCTGCTGCTGTTGACCTCCGATCAGAAAACCTTTGAAATCGCCGAAGCAATCGGGTTCGAGAACTACCGTTCCTTCAACCGTATCTTCAAAAAAGAGACCGGGTTCTCTCCCTCGGATTTCCGCAGGATCGGTGCGTCTGCCGAAGCCAGCGTCTAG